One Sulfoacidibacillus ferrooxidans DNA window includes the following coding sequences:
- the ltaE gene encoding low-specificity L-threonine aldolase produces the protein MIDLRSDTVTQPTTAMRQAMAQAVVGDDVYGEDKTVTKLEETAAQMLGKEAGLFVTSGTQGNQVAILTHTKRGEEVIVEADAHVFYYEVGAMAALGGLQTRPIAGERGMMPLTAMEEAIRPQNIHFPETGLICLENTHNRAGGTVLPLSYMQSVKELADRNHIPVHLDGARLFNAVVASGISAKEYAATVDSVQFCLSKGLAAPVGSVLVGTAEFIEKARKWRKMLGGGMRQAGVIAAPGLIALTQMVDRLADDHVRAKRLAQGLANIRGIVVDVDRVETNIVIADVRDSGLTPDEFLATLSECGVLAAGFGGTLVRFVTHVDITDDHIDETIAAAAFTTRMR, from the coding sequence ATGATTGACTTGCGAAGTGATACGGTTACGCAACCAACCACTGCGATGCGCCAGGCGATGGCGCAAGCAGTCGTTGGGGACGACGTATACGGGGAAGATAAGACGGTTACAAAGTTGGAAGAGACGGCAGCACAGATGCTTGGTAAAGAAGCAGGGCTATTTGTGACAAGTGGCACGCAAGGGAATCAAGTCGCCATATTGACACACACAAAACGTGGAGAAGAGGTTATTGTTGAAGCGGATGCTCATGTTTTCTATTACGAAGTGGGGGCAATGGCAGCGCTTGGTGGGTTACAAACGCGACCGATAGCAGGAGAACGCGGCATGATGCCCCTGACAGCGATGGAAGAAGCGATCCGCCCACAAAATATCCATTTTCCAGAGACTGGTCTTATTTGTCTTGAAAACACGCACAATCGTGCAGGTGGAACTGTACTCCCACTGTCCTATATGCAATCAGTGAAAGAGCTCGCAGATCGAAATCATATACCCGTTCATCTGGATGGGGCAAGACTATTTAATGCGGTAGTTGCCTCGGGTATTTCTGCCAAGGAGTATGCTGCAACTGTAGATTCTGTGCAGTTTTGTCTATCGAAAGGGTTAGCCGCACCGGTAGGTTCTGTCTTGGTAGGTACTGCTGAGTTCATTGAAAAAGCGCGCAAATGGCGCAAGATGCTCGGTGGTGGGATGCGACAAGCGGGTGTGATTGCCGCTCCAGGCCTCATTGCACTAACGCAGATGGTTGATCGCTTAGCGGATGATCATGTGCGAGCAAAGCGTCTCGCACAAGGGCTGGCCAATATCAGAGGGATCGTAGTCGATGTGGACCGCGTAGAGACAAATATTGTGATTGCGGATGTGCGCGACAGTGGACTGACGCCAGATGAATTTTTAGCGACACTTTCTGAGTGTGGGGTTCTTGCTGCTGGATTTGGTGGTACGTTGGTGCGTTTTGTGACGCACGTGGATATCACTGATGATCATATTGATGAGACCATAGCGGCTGCTGCATTTACGACCCGAATGAGGTGA